In the Candidatus Poribacteria bacterium genome, one interval contains:
- a CDS encoding nicotinate-nicotinamide nucleotide adenylyltransferase — MENSLLNLLIQKCENHPDYERYTELFNRLDPTAPPQIELIHRATSSTLEHGKKLGIFSGSFNPLTLAHTKMIEDTFTKYQLDELLLLLAKANVDKTVFGLPLAARLLTLKRYTKDHRRFSVGVSSHGRYIDKVTALKTISPPETEFYFIVGYDTLVRIFDPKYYTDFHAELEELFGTARFIVANRAEADIETIESFMTQPEIHRYASYVSCLLLPDFYAYMSSTEARELLERNEAIEHLVPPSILAMLDESRSNATCTE, encoded by the coding sequence ATGGAAAACTCACTTTTGAATCTATTGATACAAAAATGCGAAAACCATCCGGACTACGAAAGGTACACCGAACTCTTTAACCGACTGGACCCGACAGCTCCGCCGCAGATAGAACTGATTCATCGTGCCACATCCTCAACCCTTGAACACGGTAAGAAACTCGGTATTTTTTCAGGTTCCTTCAATCCGTTGACCCTCGCACATACGAAAATGATAGAGGATACATTCACCAAATACCAATTGGACGAACTGCTTCTACTCCTTGCAAAAGCAAACGTTGATAAGACGGTGTTCGGTTTACCGCTTGCTGCGAGGCTCTTGACCCTCAAAAGGTACACAAAGGATCATCGGAGGTTTTCGGTAGGTGTATCAAGCCATGGCAGGTACATTGACAAAGTCACCGCTTTAAAAACGATTTCACCTCCGGAGACCGAGTTCTACTTTATTGTTGGATATGACACCTTAGTGAGAATCTTCGATCCGAAATATTACACAGATTTTCACGCGGAATTGGAGGAACTGTTCGGAACCGCCCGTTTTATTGTTGCGAATCGTGCGGAGGCGGATATCGAGACAATAGAATCCTTCATGACCCAACCCGAAATTCACCGATATGCTTCCTACGTTTCATGCCTTCTGCTGCCTGACTTTTACGCCTATATGTCCTCAACAGAGGCCCGCGAACTCTTAGAGAGAAACGAGGCTATTGAACATCTTGTGCCTCCCAGTATCCTCGCTATGCTTGACGAAAGTCGTTCTAACGCCACTTGTACGGAATGA